The sequence CCGCAGGGCCGGTGGTGGCGCTGGGCCTGGCCCGGTTCGCCTACTCCCTGCTGCTGCCGTCCATGCGCAGCGACCTGGGCTGGGGATTCACCGCCGCGGGTGCGATGAACTCCTCCAACGCACTCGGCTACATGATCGGCGCGGTCGCCACCGGCCCGGTGGTCGCCCGGTTCGGCGCGCGCAGCCCGTTCATCGTCGGCCTGCTGCTCACTACGGCGCTGCTCGCCGCGTCCGCGGGCACCGGAAACCTGGGCGTGCTGCTCGCGCTGCGCCTGGTGGTCGGCATCACCGGGGCGCTGGTGTTCGTCGCCGGTACCGGGCTGGCCAACCGGATCGCCCACGACGCCGGCTCCGGGGCGACCGCCTTGCTCGGGCTGTACTTCGCCGGTGGCGGCCTGGGCATCGTGCTGTCCGCCGGACTGGTGCCGCCGGTGGTGGACCGGGGCGGGGACTCCTGGC comes from Sporichthyaceae bacterium and encodes:
- a CDS encoding YbfB/YjiJ family MFS transporter — encoded protein: MRHTHRVLLVLGLAAGPVVALGLARFAYSLLLPSMRSDLGWGFTAAGAMNSSNALGYMIGAVATGPVVARFGARSPFIVGLLLTTALLAASAGTGNLGVLLALRLVVGITGALVFVAGTGLANRIAHDAGSGATALLGLYFAGGGLGIVLSAGLVPPVVDRGGDSWRTGWLVLAAASVVALGAAIPAALRCPDVHPAPARRVLGWPVRDFTPSFIAYAFFGAGYIAYIT